The Lycium ferocissimum isolate CSIRO_LF1 chromosome 10, AGI_CSIRO_Lferr_CH_V1, whole genome shotgun sequence genome window below encodes:
- the LOC132033061 gene encoding phosphoprotein ECPP44-like isoform X1, protein MADQHEHHKTSVEETGASMESRGLFDFLGKKEEEKPTHVDFLGKKVEEKPTHAHEEQAISSEFGEKVKVSEEEHKKEEKKEEEHKKEEKKLHRSSSSSSSSSDEEEEIGEDGQKIKKKKKKGLKDKIKDKISGDHKEEEVKTEKVEDTSVPVEKYEESEEKKGFLDKIKDKLPGGGQKNAEEVAAAAPPPPAVAEHETDVKEKKGFLDKIKEKLPGYHPKTEEEKEKEKEKEAAASH, encoded by the exons atggcTGATCAGCACGAACACCACAAGACCTCAGTTGAAGAGACTGGTGCCAGCATGGAGTCTCGTGGTTTGTTTGATTTCCTtgggaaaaaagaagaggaaaagccAACTCATGTTGATTTCCTCGGGAAAAAAGTAGAGGAAAAGCCAACTCATGCTCATGAGGAACAGGCAATTTCCTCTGAATTTGGTGAGAAAGTAAAGGTATCTGAAGAAGAACACAAGAAGGAAGAGAAGAAAGAGGAGGAAcacaagaaagaagagaagaaactcCACAGATCAAGTAGCAGCTCTAGCAGCTCG AGTGATGAGGAGGAAGAAATAGGAGAGGACGGacagaaaatcaagaagaagaaaaagaagggattGAAGGACAAGATCAAGGACAAAATATCTGGTGAtcacaaagaagaagaagtgaagACTGAGAAGGTTGAGGACACGTCAGTTCCAGTTGAGAAATACGAGGAATCCGAGGAGAAAAAAGGATTCCTAGACAAAATTAAGGACAAGTTGCCAGGTGGCGGGCAGAAAAACGCGGAGGAAGTGGCGGCGGCTGCACCTCCACCACCAGCTGTGGCGGAGCATGAGACTGATGTTAAAGAGAAGAAGGGATTTTTGGACAAGATTAAGGAGAAGTTACCAGGATACCACCCTAAGactgaagaagaaaaggagaaagaaaaagagaaggaagcTGCTGCATCTCACTAA
- the LOC132033064 gene encoding alcohol dehydrogenase-like 7 isoform X1, with protein sequence MASTKQNGLSKTAGKPIRCRAAVARKPGEPLVIEEVIVAPPKAHEVRLKIICTSLCFTDISFWKMKEYPGCFPRILGHEAFGVVESVGEDVEELKEGDSVIPIFLTDCMDCADCKSKKSNLCSKFPFQISPLLHRDNSSRFTTIKGETLHHFLFISSFSEYTVVDVANVTKIDTEVPPNRACLFTCGVSAGLGAAWKTANVEPGSTVVIFGLGSIGLAVAEGARLCGATRIIGVDINSDKFEIGKQFGVTEFVNSKSCGDKPVSKVIIEMTNGGADYCFECVGLNTLVQEAFACCRKGWGKTVVLGADKPEAQLNFNSLEVLQSRKTLTGALFGGLKPKSDVPILVKRYLDKELQLDKFVTHELSFEDINKAFDLLIQGKSLRCVISMDK encoded by the exons ATGGCCTCAACAAAACAAAATGGGCTTAGCAAAACTGCTGGAAAGCCTATTCGTTGCAGAG CTGCGGTGGCAAGAAAACCAGGAGAACCACTGGTGATAGAGGAAGTAATTGTGGCTCCTCCTAAAGCGCATGAAGTTCGACTCAAAATCATTTGTACTTCCTTGTGTTTTACTGACATTTCCTTCTGGAAGATGAAA GAATATCCTGGATGCTTTCCGAGAATCTTGGGCCATGAAGCTTTCGG GGTTGTGGAGAGTGTTGGAGAAGATGTTGAGGAGTTAAAAGAAGGAGATTCAGTCATACCGATATTTTTGACGGACTGTATGGACTGTGCAGACTGTAAATCCAAGAAAAGTAACCTTTGTTCCAAATTCCCATTTCAAATCTCTCCGTTGCTGCATAGAGATAACTCAAGCAGATTCACTACCATTAAAGGAGAAACTTTACACCATTTCCTGTTCATATCAAGTTTTTCCGAGTACACAGTCgttgatgttgctaatgtaACGAAGATTGATACTGAAGTTCCACCTAACAGGGCATGCCTCTTTACTTGTGGAGTATCAGCAG GACTGGGTGCTGCTTGGAAAACAGCAAATGTGGAACCAGGTTCAACAGTAGTGATCTTCGGTTTGGGATCAATTGGACTAGCA GTTGCAGAGGGAGCAAGGCTATGTGGTGCTACCAGAATAATCGGTGTTGATATAAACTCTGACAAGTTTGAAATAG GGAAGCAGTTTGGCGTTACGGAGTTTGTCAATTCTAAAAGCTGTGGGGATAAACCTGTTAGTAAG GTGATAATTGAGATGACTAATGGAGGTGCTGACTATTGCTTTGAATGTGTTGGTCTGAATACACTTGTGCAGGAAGCATTTGCATGCTGCAGAAAG GGTTGGGGAAAAACAGTTGTACTAGGAGCTGATAAGCCAGAGGCACAACTCAACTTTAACTCTCTTGAGGTTCTTCAGAGTCGGAAAACTCTCACGGGAGCACTCTTTGGTGGTCTCAAACCCAAATCCGATGTTCCTATCCTCGTTAAACGTTACCTTGACAAG GAATTGCAATTGGACAAGTTTGTGACGCATGAACTCAGTTTTGAAGACATCAACAAGGCTTTCGATTTACTCATTCAAGGAAAGAGCCTACGCTGTGTTATTTCGATGGACAAGTGA
- the LOC132033064 gene encoding alcohol dehydrogenase-like 7 isoform X4: MKEYPGCFPRILGHEAFGVVESVGEDVEELKEGDSVIPIFLTDCMDCADCKSKKSNLCSKFPFQISPLLHRDNSSRFTTIKGETLHHFLFISSFSEYTVVDVANVTKIDTEVPPNRACLFTCGVSAGLGAAWKTANVEPGSTVVIFGLGSIGLAVAEGARLCGATRIIGVDINSDKFEIGKQFGVTEFVNSKSCGDKPVSKVIIEMTNGGADYCFECVGLNTLVQEAFACCRKGWGKTVVLGADKPEAQLNFNSLEVLQSRKTLTGALFGGLKPKSDVPILVKRYLDKELQLDKFVTHELSFEDINKAFDLLIQGKSLRCVISMDK; the protein is encoded by the exons ATGAAA GAATATCCTGGATGCTTTCCGAGAATCTTGGGCCATGAAGCTTTCGG GGTTGTGGAGAGTGTTGGAGAAGATGTTGAGGAGTTAAAAGAAGGAGATTCAGTCATACCGATATTTTTGACGGACTGTATGGACTGTGCAGACTGTAAATCCAAGAAAAGTAACCTTTGTTCCAAATTCCCATTTCAAATCTCTCCGTTGCTGCATAGAGATAACTCAAGCAGATTCACTACCATTAAAGGAGAAACTTTACACCATTTCCTGTTCATATCAAGTTTTTCCGAGTACACAGTCgttgatgttgctaatgtaACGAAGATTGATACTGAAGTTCCACCTAACAGGGCATGCCTCTTTACTTGTGGAGTATCAGCAG GACTGGGTGCTGCTTGGAAAACAGCAAATGTGGAACCAGGTTCAACAGTAGTGATCTTCGGTTTGGGATCAATTGGACTAGCA GTTGCAGAGGGAGCAAGGCTATGTGGTGCTACCAGAATAATCGGTGTTGATATAAACTCTGACAAGTTTGAAATAG GGAAGCAGTTTGGCGTTACGGAGTTTGTCAATTCTAAAAGCTGTGGGGATAAACCTGTTAGTAAG GTGATAATTGAGATGACTAATGGAGGTGCTGACTATTGCTTTGAATGTGTTGGTCTGAATACACTTGTGCAGGAAGCATTTGCATGCTGCAGAAAG GGTTGGGGAAAAACAGTTGTACTAGGAGCTGATAAGCCAGAGGCACAACTCAACTTTAACTCTCTTGAGGTTCTTCAGAGTCGGAAAACTCTCACGGGAGCACTCTTTGGTGGTCTCAAACCCAAATCCGATGTTCCTATCCTCGTTAAACGTTACCTTGACAAG GAATTGCAATTGGACAAGTTTGTGACGCATGAACTCAGTTTTGAAGACATCAACAAGGCTTTCGATTTACTCATTCAAGGAAAGAGCCTACGCTGTGTTATTTCGATGGACAAGTGA